CAGATCGTCCTCATGCACGAACGCATAATCCGGTGCGACGCAGGTCTGGCCGGCATTGGAGAGCTTGCCGAAAACAATGGCCCCGAGCGTGCGGTCGTTCGTGTGGCCGCGCGCGACGACGACAGGGCTCTTGCCGCCGAGTTCCAGCGTCAGCGGCACCAGATTGTCGCTCGCCGCCTTCATCACTTTCCGACCGACACCGGTGCTGCCGGTGAACAACAGGTGGTCGAAGGGCAGCCCGCAGAACATCGCGCCGACCTCCGGTCCGCCGAGCACGACGGAAACCTCTTCCGGGGTGAAGATCTCCGCCAGCATATCCCTGATCATCGCGCTAGTGCGCGGTGTCAATTCCGAGGGCTTCAGCATCACCCGGTTGCCGGCGGCGAGCGCGGTCGCAAGGGGAATGAGCGAGAGCGAAACGGGATAGTTCCAAGGCGCCATCACGCCGATCACGCCCTTCGGCTGGTATTCGACGAAGGCGCGACCCGAACGGTAGAAGAGGCCGACATGCCGGCGCTCCGGCCGCATGAAACGGGAGAGGTTCCGGCGAAGGTAGTCGATCGTCTGGACCACGCCGAGCAACTCCATCAGGTCGGTCTCGTGGCGCGAGCGGTGGCCGAAATCCGTGCTGACCGCCTCCTGAAACGCGCGGCGGCGGACAAGGACTGAAGCGCGCAGCTGCGCAAGCTGCGCCTTGCGTCGATGGATATCCGGCGGCCCATCCGTCAGGAAGGCCTGGCGCTGGCGTTCCAGCAGGACGTGAAGGTCGGGTTCCATCGTCGGCGTCATCCTTTCCTCATGCCCTGTCGAGCGCATGCAACGGCCGCGGCATATTGAGAACCAGCTGTGCATCCCGGACCACATCCATCCGCAGGAGCGTGCGCGTACCGAGCCCGTCGAGCAACTGGCTCAACGGCCCGCCATGGCGCGTCAGTTGCACGCCCTTCGGGAACAGCGTTTGTGCAAACGAGAGCATATTCCATTGAACCAGCGTCTGGTGCCATTGCCCGTCGATCAGGTTGACTGCGATATTGCTCGCCATATGGGATTGCGGCGCGACGTCGCGCAAGGCCGGAAGCGGTGCCTTGAGGACAAGGTCCGGCACGCCCTCAAGGGACGAGACCCCGGCTTTCACCGTTTCACCGATTTCGAGATCGATGTCCGCACGCCATTTGGGCAGCTGGTAGCCATGAACCCCACGCACCCGGGCG
This genomic stretch from Roseateles sp. XES5 harbors:
- a CDS encoding coniferyl aldehyde dehydrogenase; translation: MTPTMEPDLHVLLERQRQAFLTDGPPDIHRRKAQLAQLRASVLVRRRAFQEAVSTDFGHRSRHETDLMELLGVVQTIDYLRRNLSRFMRPERRHVGLFYRSGRAFVEYQPKGVIGVMAPWNYPVSLSLIPLATALAAGNRVMLKPSELTPRTSAMIRDMLAEIFTPEEVSVVLGGPEVGAMFCGLPFDHLLFTGSTGVGRKVMKAASDNLVPLTLELGGKSPVVVARGHTNDRTLGAIVFGKLSNAGQTCVAPDYAFVHEDDLEAFVTGYGAAVARTYPQGPAGQDYTAIVSDRHYERLTGLLDDARRRGARVVDVGAHPEAAANRPRTLAPTLVLGAGDDAALMQEEIFGPILPVRTYRAIDEVADYVNGRPRPLALYYFGDRDADCARLLARTTSGNVGINNTMIHVAQDDLPFGGIGQSGMGAYHGIEGFRAMSHAKGVFVQGRWNLPSLLRAPFGRLADLAAAFTLRSSGKR